In the Wyeomyia smithii strain HCP4-BCI-WySm-NY-G18 chromosome 2, ASM2978416v1, whole genome shotgun sequence genome, one interval contains:
- the LOC129723671 gene encoding mitochondrial intermediate peptidase, whose translation MLSGVNRVVQLHKKQQYRKLVSTWSPLTTAFNTRPEKRINFTKNEVGLFNIPELTSFEGFYALKEKAIFKTEDLIEEATSAGRTRKMVTIFDELSDTLCKVADLSEFIRLAHPQANYSNAAETACISISGIVEKLNTHKPLYKALKQVVEGSDLVRTTDVDKHVAELFLFDFEQCGIHLQETARKKVVYLNDCILQLGQRFMAGAVHPRTIRKSVLPEAIRPFFSTDGDNILVSGLYADSSNNMAREAAYRLFLYPDQEQEKLLAELLQARHELASVCGFQTYAHRALKASTVETPEMVNEFLCTLNDELRPRAERDFSLMQRMKNAESSFVAPLATWDTPYFTSTLKKRCLQTSASEFSPYFSLGACMEGLNLLMNSLYGISLEVTEMEPGESWSHDIYKLAVKHESEGLLGYIYCDLFERQGKPNQDCHFTIQGGKVMPDDSYQNPIVVVMLNLPQPRWSGPTLLTPSMVDNLFHEMGHAMHSMLARTEYQHVTGTRCSTDFAEVPSVLMEYFASDPRVLRTFTKHFQTQEPMPEDMLQRLCASKHLFSASETQLQVFYSALDQVYHGDPSQHRENTTETLRTVQEQFYGLPYVENTAWQLRFSHLVGYGAKYYSYLISRAIASWIWQTYFEKDPLCRTQGEKYRRGCLSYGGGVPSRLLVSNFLGREVTPSNLTKSLVTEIDGYSERLQEFEKDY comes from the coding sequence GGTCTCTTCAATATTCCGGAACTAACATCGTTTGAAGGCTTTTATGCCCTCAAAGAAAAGGCCATATTCAAGACGGAAGATTTGATAGAGGAAGCCACCTCAGCGGGACGGACGCGTAAAATGGTCACTATATTCGATGAACTGTCCGATACGCTGTGCAAAGTGGCAGATTTGTCGGAGTTTATTCGTCTGGCGCATCCGCAGGCAAACTATAGCAACGCGGCGGAGACTGCATGCATCTCTATCAGTGGAATAGTAGAAAAGCTCAACACCCACAAGCCGCTGTACAAAGCGTTGAAACAGGTGGTTGAAGGAAGTGATCTGGTCCGGACAACGGATGTTGATAAGCATGTAGCAGAGCTGTTTCTTTTCGATTTCGAACAATGTGGTATTCATTTACAGGAAACAGCTCGGAAAAAGGTGGTCTACTTGAATGATTGTATTTTACAGCTTGGGCAACGCTTTATGGCCGGGGCTGTTCATCCGCGGACTATCAGAAAGAGCGTTCTCCCTGAGGCGATAAGACCGTTTTTCTCGACCGATGGAGATAACATTTTGGTATCCGGATTATATGCTGATTCGTCCAACAATATGGCACGTGAGGCTGCTTACAGACTTTTTCTCTATCCGGATCAAGAACAGGAGAAGTTGCTTGCGGAGCTGTTGCAAGCACGTCATGAGCTGGCCTCTGTTTGTGGCTTTCAAACCTATGCTCACCGAGCATTGAAGGCAAGCACAGTGGAAACCCCGGAAATGGTGAATGAGTTTCTGTGTACCTTGAACGACGAATTGAGACCACGAGCGGAGCGGGATTTTTCCCTGATGCAGCGAATGAAAAATGCTGAAAGCAGTTTCGTAGCTCCACTAGCGACATGGGATACACCCTATTTTACTTCAACGTTGAAGAAACGCTGTCTGCAAACATCCGCTTCGGAGTTTTCACCTTACTTTAGTCTTGGAGCTTGCATGGAAGGTCTCAATCTGTTGATGAATAGTCTGTATGGCATTAGTTTGGAGGTGACAGAAATGGAACCTGGTGAGAGCTGGTCTCACGATATATATAAACTGGCCGTGAAGCATGAATCCGAAGGCCTTCTAGGTTACATCTATTGCGATCTATTTGAGCGTCAAGGAAAGCCTAACCAAGACTGCCATTTTACTATCCAGGGAGGAAAGGTTATGCCAGACGACAGTTACCAGAATCCGATTGTGGTAGTGATGCTGAACCTTCCACAACCTCGTTGGTCTGGACCGACGTTACTGACGCCGTCTATGGTGGACAACTTATTCCATGAAATGGGACACGCAATGCATTCGATGCTGGCACGAACCGAGTATCAACATGTAACCGGAACACGGTGCAGCACAGATTTCGCTGAAGTACCATCAGTTCTAATGGAATACTTTGCAAGCGATCCACGAGTGCTGCGAACATTTACTAAGCACTTTCAAACTCAGGAGCCCATGCCGGAGGACATGTTGCAGCGCTTGTGTGCATCGAAGCATCTCTTCTCTGCTAGCGAAACACAATTGCAGGTGTTCTACTCTGCCTTGGATCAGGTCTATCACGGTGATCCGAGCCAACATCGCGAAAATACTACCGAAACATTACGGACAGTACAGGAACAATTTTACGGTTTGCCGTACGTTGAAAACACTGCCTGGCAACTGCGATTCAGCCATCTTGTCGGCTACGGAGCAAAATATTACTCGTATTTGATCTCCCGGGCGATAGCCTCTTGGATTTGGCAGACCTACTTCGAGAAAGATCCGCTTTGTCGAACACAGGGGGAAAAGTACCGTCGAGGGTGCCTGTCGTACGGTGGTGGCGTCCCGAGTCGGTTACTAGTTTCAAACTTCTTAGGTCGGGAAGTAACGCCGAGCAATTTGACTAAGAGTTTAGTGACCGAGATTGATGGATACAGTGAGCGGTTACAGGAATTCGAGAAGGATTATTAA
- the LOC129723622 gene encoding ribonuclease P protein subunit p25-like protein, protein MMHYKKGKNVEEELSKEQIPIEVLPEQFLWMHVKGGSRIFNLVDYAKKALEAGEYRSIVWSGSGGGTGKTISCAEIMKKDFELHQVTRVCYSKVEEYWDPQQEGLEQIVATRKIPSIHILLSLDAIDPKTAGYQHSKTRTTFWMEGNSEFRNGENRKSSNYFSGPQLKKRPNKHYSDSKSAGENSNGNINNRNKNKNKDKFSKPGNDEARTKQNNHPSGSGLRNSKKANNDKHSSKVNVPESDASAKSTSSGQSEMA, encoded by the exons ATGATGCACTACAAGAAGGGTAAAAATGTCGAAGAAGAACTGTCCAAGGAGCAAATTCCTATCGAAGTATTGCCGGAGCAGTTTTTGTGGATGCACGTGAAAGGTGGCTCACGCATTTTTAACCTCGTGGATTATGCGAAAAAGGCACTGGAGGCAGGAGAGTATCGATCCATAGTTTGGAGTGGATCCGGTGGTGGTACCGGAAAGACCATCAGCTGCGCCGAAATTATGAAGAAGGACTTTGAGTTGCATCAGGTTACGCGGGTGTGTTATAGCAA GGTGGAAGAATATTGGGACCCCCAACAAGAGGGTCTGGAACAGATTGTAGCAACCAGAAAGATACCAAGCATTCACATTCTGTTGTCTCTGGATGCAATCGACCCGAAAACAGCAGGTTACCAACATTCGAAAACGCGAACCACATTCTGGATGGAAGGCAATTCCGAGTTCAGAAATGGAGAAAATCGCAAAAGTTCGAACTATTTTTCCGGTCCACAGTTAAAGAAAAGACCCAATAAGCATTATTCCGATAGTAAAAGTGCTGGAGAAAATAGCAATGGTAACATCAACAATaggaacaaaaataaaaacaaggacAAATTTAGTAAACCAGGCAATGATGAGGCACGGACTAAGCAAAATAACCATCCAAGTGGGAGTGGCCTGCGAAACAGTAAAAAAGCTAATAATGATAAACACAGTTCCAAAGTAAATGTTCCCGAAAGTGATGCTTCGGCTAAAAGTACGTCCTCTGGGCAGTCCGAAATGGCATGA
- the LOC129723618 gene encoding aromatic-L-amino-acid decarboxylase → MDSREFRRRGTEMVEYICNYLETLEQRRVTPSVEPGYLRHLLPDEAPENPEPWEKIMQDVESKIMPGVTHWQHPRFHAYFPSGNSFPSILGDMLSDGIGCIGFSWAASPACTELETIVLDWLGKAIGLPDQFLALKPGSKGGGVIQTSASECVLVTLLAARAQAIKYLKQQHPFVEEGHLLSKLMAYCSKEAHSCVEKAAMISFVKLRILEPDEHCSLRADTLIKAMEEDEQQGLIPFFVSTTLGTTGSCAFDNIAEIGEALQRFPSVWLHVDAAYAGNAFICPELKYLLKGIDFADSFNTNPNKWLLTNFDCSTLWVRDKIRLTSALVVDPLYLKHGYSDSAIDYRHWGVPLSRRFRSLKLWFVLRSYGIVGLQNYIRHHIDLAKRFEKLVLKDSRFEVCNEVKLGLVCFRLKGSDRLNEKLLSAINASAKIHMVPASVNERYVIRFCAVAQNASVEDIDYAWDVITDFAAEILEKEQADEVSEIVDRRKTHTLAQKRSFFVRMVSDPKIYNPAINKAQTPRISNELTSPSTDGTIVTVNSPKTPGSASWISWPLAFLFANSDDGPKNDMPLRFRHLDTMVRLSASRRNSAAGGGSSPSPEGENGVVLIKSPKRSPIMVRRRGTSPASGTGNGASN, encoded by the exons ATGGACAGCAGGGAATTCCGACGGCGTGGCACGGAAATGGTCGAGTACATCTGTAATTATTTAGAAACGTTGGAACAGCGACGAGTGACGCCCAGTGTAGAACCGGGCTACCTGCGGCACCTGCTGCCTGACGAAGCACCCGAGAATCCGGAACCGTGGGAAAAGATAATGCAGGACGTGGAGAGTAAAATTATGCCCGGTGTTACACACTGGCAGCATCCGCGGTTTCACGCGTACTTTCCGTCGGGCAATTCGTTTCCCTCCATCCTCGGCGATATGTTGAGCGACGGAATTGGCTGCATTGGATTCTCTTGGGCTGCCAGTCCGGCGTGTACCGAGCTGGAGACGATCGTACTGGATTGGCTGG GCAAAGCGATTGGCCTTCCGGATCAGTTTCTGGCACTAAAGCCGGGTAGCAAAGGCGGTGGTGTAATTCAG ACCTCCGCTTCGGAGTGCGTGCTGGTGACCCTGCTGGCAGCCAGAGCACAGGCCATCAAGTATCTCAAACAGCAGCATCCCTTCGTGGAGGAGGGCCATCTGCTGTCTAAGTTAATGGCCTACTGCTCGAAGGAAGCGCACAGCTGCGTGGAGAAAGCTGCCATGATCAGTTTTGTTAAACTGCGAATCCTGGAACCGGATGAGCATTGCTCGCTTAGGGCGGATACGCTGATCAAG GCCATGGAGGAGGACGAACAACAAGGGCTCATTCCATTTTTTGTATCCACAACACTGGGAACTACAGGATCTTGTGCGTTTGATAATATTGCCGAAATTGGGGAAGCGCTGCAGCGGTTTCCAAGCGTCTGGCTGCATGTCGATGCTGCTTATGCTGGAAATGCCTTCATCTGTCCCGAACTTAAATATTTACTAAAAGGAATCGATTTCGCCGACTCGTTCAACACCAATCCCAACAAGTGGTTGTTGACTAACTTTGACTGTTCGACATTGTGGGTTCGTGACAAGATTCGACTAACGTCTGCCCTGGTG GTTGATCCACTATATTTGAAGCATGGATATTCGGACTCCGCAATTGATTACCGTCATTGGGGTGTCCCACTAAGCCGGCGATTTCGATCGCTAAAGCTGTGGTTCGTGCTACGCAGTTACGGTATAGTTGGTTTGCAAAACTATATTCGACATCATATTGATTTGGCTAAACGTTTCGAAAAGCTGGTACTGAAGGATAGTCGTTTCGAGGTATGTAACGAGGTTAAACTAGGGCTGGTTTGCTTCAGACTCAAGGGGTCCGATCGGTTGAACGAGAAGCTGCTCAGCGCTATTAACGCTTCTGCAAAGATTCATATGGTTCCGGCCTCGGTCAACGAGCGGTACGTGATTAGATTTTGTGCTGTGGCTCAAAACGCGTCGGTTGAAGATATTG ATTACGCTTGGGATGTGATCACCGATTTTGCTGCCGAGATTCTCGAGAAGGAGCAGGCGGATGAAGTATCCGAGATCGTTGATAGGCGCAAGACTCATACATTAGCTCAGAAACGATCGTTCTTCGTGCGTATGGTCAGCGATCCAAAGATTTACAATCCGGCCATTAATAAGGCCCAAACACCACGAATATCTAATGAATTAACATCTCCTTCTACGGATGGTACGATTGTGACTGTAAATTCACCAAA AACTCCAGGATCCGCTTCTTGGATTAGCTGGCCTTTAGCGTTCCTGTTTGCTAATTCCGACGACGGACCGAAAAACGATATGCCATTGAG atTCCGTCATTTGGATACAATGGTGCGATTATCCGCTTCACGCAGAAACTCAGCTGCCGGTGGAGGATCTTCACCCTCACCAGAGGGTGAAAACGGTGTTGTATTGATTAAATCCCCCAAGCGTTCCCCAATAATGGTAAGAAGACGCGGCACTTCGCCAGCATCTGGGACAGGAAACGGTGCTTCTAATTAA
- the LOC129723624 gene encoding uncharacterized protein LOC129723624 isoform X2, translating to MNSALRFLTLLIIVGLSATLVQAQTVTTESPLDPMEFSYLTLWKYAETECVKKGINGSEITKSWIGVRACLRTKLDVVQFNLDSLRLDLDTQSAILEKHCPKLRTATDCFDPFMETVKRCVPEGNYEIFEALQHWVADVLDYICKDNGAQIKYDKAKHEKCAREVGAYIFECAAQNIIAKEYDDRKSFNEEDCRMLVRVRDCLVNKLSDCSVFSASAQLFYDNFIHITSCAR from the exons ATGAATTCCGCGCTCCGCTTTCTAACGTTACTTATCATTGTCGGACTATCGGCAACTTTGGTGCAAGCTCAAACCGTTACCACTGAGTCCCCGCTGGATCCGATGGAGTTTTCGTACCTAACATTATGGAAGTACGCCGAAACTGAATGCGTGAAAAAAGGTATCAACGGATCGGAGATCACGAAGTCATGGATTGGAGTCCGTGCGTGTTTACGCACCAAACTGGATGTGGTTCAATTCAACTTGGACTCGTtacgattggatttggatacgcAAAGCGCGATCCTGGAAAA GCATTGTCCGAAGTTAAGGACAGCAACCGATTGTTTCGATCCGTTCATGGAAACCGTTAAAAGATGTGTTCCGGAAGGAAACTATGAAATATTTGAAGCCTTGCAGCACTGGGTTGCGGACGTTTTGGACTACATCTGCAAAGATAATGGGGCCCAAATAA AGTACGACAAAGCCAAGCACGAGAAATGTGCCAGGGAGGTTGGAGCATACATTTTCGAATGTGCTGCGCAAAATATAATCGCCAAAGAGTATGACGACAGAAAATCGTTCAACGAGGAAGATTGCAG AATGCTGGTTCGAGTGAGAGATTGTCTAGTCAATAAACTAAGCGATTGTTCCGTATTTTCAGCCAGTGCTCAACTGTTTTACGATAACTTTATACATATTACCTCATGTGCTCGATGA
- the LOC129723624 gene encoding uncharacterized protein LOC129723624 isoform X1, producing the protein MNSALRFLTLLIIVGLSATLVQAQTVTTESPLDPMEFSYLTLWKYAETECVKKGINGSEITKSWIGVRACLRTKLDVVQFNLDSLRLDLDTQSAILEKHCPKLRTATDCFDPFMETVKRCVPEGNYEIFEALQHWVADVLDYICKDNGAQIKYDKAKHEKCAREVGAYIFECAAQNIIAKEYDDRKSFNEEDCRYRSCTYIRVGLISLPRIGPDLKLFSFGCSWSFEGVIKNFVFTS; encoded by the exons ATGAATTCCGCGCTCCGCTTTCTAACGTTACTTATCATTGTCGGACTATCGGCAACTTTGGTGCAAGCTCAAACCGTTACCACTGAGTCCCCGCTGGATCCGATGGAGTTTTCGTACCTAACATTATGGAAGTACGCCGAAACTGAATGCGTGAAAAAAGGTATCAACGGATCGGAGATCACGAAGTCATGGATTGGAGTCCGTGCGTGTTTACGCACCAAACTGGATGTGGTTCAATTCAACTTGGACTCGTtacgattggatttggatacgcAAAGCGCGATCCTGGAAAA GCATTGTCCGAAGTTAAGGACAGCAACCGATTGTTTCGATCCGTTCATGGAAACCGTTAAAAGATGTGTTCCGGAAGGAAACTATGAAATATTTGAAGCCTTGCAGCACTGGGTTGCGGACGTTTTGGACTACATCTGCAAAGATAATGGGGCCCAAATAA AGTACGACAAAGCCAAGCACGAGAAATGTGCCAGGGAGGTTGGAGCATACATTTTCGAATGTGCTGCGCAAAATATAATCGCCAAAGAGTATGACGACAGAAAATCGTTCAACGAGGAAGATTGCAGGTATAGATCTTGTACATACATACGTGTAGGTCTTATCAGTTTGCCTCGAATTGGGCCAGATTTAAAGTTGTTTTCCTTCGGCTGCTCTTGGAGTTTTGAAGGCGTTATCAAAAAttttgtattcacttcatga
- the LOC129723623 gene encoding uncharacterized protein LOC129723623 isoform X2, whose protein sequence is MKSSATVLILLIGLCCHSQPIESDSDERSPEESEAIERLRTKFENACIRNSGSEVTYAEVMEAVALMPRCLSGKINIEAILQGWMSLNNDTREGFFSEYCPVVRSSVVECLQPIESIALQCLESGDQRVESPDFPVYFLPQVLDLICENHGAILFANDSGNPSGCFQNYYTYIKSCMKNFVSDTNAKLRKNYTELECRVLKTSRECVADKLGACGNRDLIKIFDIPYQALVRETACKNVT, encoded by the exons ATGAAAAGTTCAGCGACAGTCCTAATCCTGTTAATAG GTCTATGCTGCCATTCGCAGCCGATCGAAAGTGACTCCGACGAACGATCTCCGGAAGAGTCGGAAGCGATCGAGCGCTTGAGAACAAAGTTCGAAAATGCTTGCATTCGCAACAGTGGTTCGGAGGTGACGTACGCTGAGGTGATGGAAGCTGTCGCTCTGATGCCACGGTGTCTAAGTGGCAAAATCAATATCGAAGCAATATTGCAGGGTTGGATGAGTTTGAACAACGACACACGGGAAGGATTCTTTTCGGAATATTGCCCTGTGGTTCGAAGTAGCGTGGTGGAATGTTTACAACCGATCGAATCGATTGCGCTGCAGTGCTTAGAATCTGGTGATCAGCGAGTTGAGAGTCCGGACTTTCCGGTTTACTTTCTGCCTCAGGTGTTGGATTTAATTTGCGAGAATCATGGAGCAATTTTGTTCG CTAACGATAGTGGAAATCCATCTGGTTGTTTCCAGAATTACTACACATACATAAAAAGCTGTATGAAAAATTTTGTCAGTGATACGAATGCAAAGTTGAGAAAAAATTATACTGAGCTAGAATGCAG AGTACTTAAAACTTCGAGGGAATGTGTCGCAGATAAATTAGGCGCTTGTGGAAATCGAGACTTAATTAAAATCTTCGATATACCCTACCAAGCATTAGTGAGGGAAACCGCATGCAAAAATGTAACTTAA
- the LOC129723623 gene encoding uncharacterized protein LOC129723623 isoform X1 yields MKSSATVLILLIGGLCCHSQPIESDSDERSPEESEAIERLRTKFENACIRNSGSEVTYAEVMEAVALMPRCLSGKINIEAILQGWMSLNNDTREGFFSEYCPVVRSSVVECLQPIESIALQCLESGDQRVESPDFPVYFLPQVLDLICENHGAILFANDSGNPSGCFQNYYTYIKSCMKNFVSDTNAKLRKNYTELECRVLKTSRECVADKLGACGNRDLIKIFDIPYQALVRETACKNVT; encoded by the exons ATGAAAAGTTCAGCGACAGTCCTAATCCTGTTAATAGGTG GTCTATGCTGCCATTCGCAGCCGATCGAAAGTGACTCCGACGAACGATCTCCGGAAGAGTCGGAAGCGATCGAGCGCTTGAGAACAAAGTTCGAAAATGCTTGCATTCGCAACAGTGGTTCGGAGGTGACGTACGCTGAGGTGATGGAAGCTGTCGCTCTGATGCCACGGTGTCTAAGTGGCAAAATCAATATCGAAGCAATATTGCAGGGTTGGATGAGTTTGAACAACGACACACGGGAAGGATTCTTTTCGGAATATTGCCCTGTGGTTCGAAGTAGCGTGGTGGAATGTTTACAACCGATCGAATCGATTGCGCTGCAGTGCTTAGAATCTGGTGATCAGCGAGTTGAGAGTCCGGACTTTCCGGTTTACTTTCTGCCTCAGGTGTTGGATTTAATTTGCGAGAATCATGGAGCAATTTTGTTCG CTAACGATAGTGGAAATCCATCTGGTTGTTTCCAGAATTACTACACATACATAAAAAGCTGTATGAAAAATTTTGTCAGTGATACGAATGCAAAGTTGAGAAAAAATTATACTGAGCTAGAATGCAG AGTACTTAAAACTTCGAGGGAATGTGTCGCAGATAAATTAGGCGCTTGTGGAAATCGAGACTTAATTAAAATCTTCGATATACCCTACCAAGCATTAGTGAGGGAAACCGCATGCAAAAATGTAACTTAA